A portion of the Sulfuriferula sp. AH1 genome contains these proteins:
- the radC gene encoding DNA repair protein RadC: protein MAITDWPEDERPREKLLLRGAAALSDAELLAIFLRTGIPGKSAVDMARELIGEFRNLTRLFAASHQEFCAFPGLGDAKYAQLQAVLEMARRALSEEMRQTDALNSPAAVRDYLRLALGGKAHEVFCAVFLDSQNRVLAVEELFRGTLNQASVYPREVVKRALAHNAAALILAHNHPSGVAEPSRADEALTQALKTALALVDVRVLDHFIVGCGEAISFSERGLL, encoded by the coding sequence ATGGCGATTACCGACTGGCCGGAGGATGAACGTCCGCGCGAGAAACTGCTGTTACGCGGGGCCGCAGCGCTGAGCGACGCCGAATTACTGGCGATTTTCCTGCGTACCGGCATACCCGGCAAAAGCGCAGTGGATATGGCAAGAGAACTCATCGGCGAATTCAGGAACCTGACCCGGCTGTTTGCCGCCAGCCATCAGGAATTTTGCGCCTTCCCCGGACTCGGCGATGCCAAATACGCGCAATTGCAAGCCGTGCTGGAAATGGCGCGGCGTGCGCTGTCCGAAGAAATGCGCCAGACCGACGCCCTCAACTCCCCGGCCGCAGTACGCGATTATCTGCGCCTGGCGCTGGGCGGCAAGGCGCATGAAGTCTTCTGCGCGGTATTCCTGGACAGCCAGAACCGTGTGCTCGCAGTCGAAGAACTGTTTCGCGGCACCCTGAATCAGGCCAGCGTCTATCCACGCGAAGTGGTCAAGCGCGCGCTGGCGCATAATGCCGCCGCATTGATCCTGGCGCACAATCACCCTTCCGGCGTTGCCGAGCCCAGCCGGGCCGACGAAGCCCTGACGCAGGCGCTGAAAACCGCGCTGGCGCTGGTGGACGTGCGCGTTCTGGATCACTTCATTGTCGGTTGCGGCGAAGCAATTTCTTTTTCCGAACGCGGTTTGCTTTGA
- the lnt gene encoding apolipoprotein N-acyltransferase — MALAALTLGAISVLGFAPFDWFPLPLFTLAGLFWLWQRQPSASARLGFVFGLGYFGAGVSWIYTSLHTYGEMPWTLAVLATLLFAAFLALFPAAVGYLYQRWRGAAMLSVPAAWMLSEWVRGWIFTGFPWLAVGYSQAPASPLAGYAPIIGVFGLSLILAWSAAVLAWQPRRYGWLVVLIWVAGAGLKFIAWTQPQGAAFSVSLIQGNISQSIKWQPEQVLTTMREYRDMVANSHARLTVLPETAIPLFYDEVPKIYLDDLATYARINGGDLLLGIPERSADGRYYNSVMSVGTAATQFYRKSHLVPFGEYIPLKPIFGRITEVLHIPLSDFSRGALTQAPFKVAGQRVAANVCYEDVFGNEIIRPLPAASILVNVTNDAWFGDSIAPWQHLQISQMRALESGRQMLRATNTGATAVIGIDGVVQQVLPLFTRATLTATAQGYQGLTPFARWGNHLALLIAAGMLTSALVYAQKGR; from the coding sequence CTGGCACTGGCCGCCCTCACTCTGGGGGCGATCAGCGTACTCGGATTTGCGCCGTTCGACTGGTTCCCGCTGCCGTTATTCACACTCGCGGGGCTGTTCTGGCTATGGCAACGCCAGCCATCCGCCAGCGCAAGGCTCGGATTCGTGTTCGGCCTGGGCTATTTCGGCGCCGGAGTGTCGTGGATTTATACCAGCCTGCATACCTATGGCGAGATGCCCTGGACGCTGGCGGTGTTGGCGACCCTGCTGTTTGCGGCCTTCCTGGCCTTGTTCCCGGCTGCTGTCGGCTATCTGTACCAGCGCTGGCGCGGTGCCGCCATGTTGAGCGTACCTGCTGCATGGATGCTGTCGGAATGGGTACGCGGCTGGATATTCACCGGCTTCCCCTGGCTCGCCGTCGGCTATTCGCAAGCACCGGCCAGTCCGCTGGCCGGATATGCGCCCATTATCGGCGTCTTCGGCCTGTCGCTGATTCTGGCATGGTCGGCGGCAGTATTGGCATGGCAACCGCGGCGCTACGGCTGGTTAGTGGTGCTGATCTGGGTCGCTGGTGCAGGGCTCAAATTCATCGCCTGGACACAACCGCAAGGGGCTGCGTTCAGCGTCAGTCTGATACAGGGCAACATCAGCCAGTCAATCAAATGGCAACCGGAACAAGTGCTGACCACCATGCGCGAATACCGCGACATGGTCGCCAACAGCCATGCGCGCTTGACCGTATTGCCCGAAACAGCGATACCGCTATTCTATGACGAAGTCCCCAAAATCTATCTCGACGATCTTGCCACCTACGCCCGCATCAATGGCGGCGACCTCTTGCTGGGCATCCCCGAACGCTCGGCGGATGGCCGCTATTACAACAGTGTCATGAGTGTAGGCACGGCGGCCACCCAGTTCTACCGCAAATCCCATCTCGTGCCGTTCGGCGAATATATCCCGCTGAAGCCGATATTCGGGCGCATCACCGAAGTGCTGCACATACCGCTGTCCGACTTCTCTCGCGGCGCACTGACACAGGCGCCGTTCAAAGTTGCCGGTCAGCGGGTCGCCGCCAATGTTTGCTATGAAGACGTATTCGGCAACGAGATCATCCGCCCGCTCCCTGCCGCCAGCATCCTGGTCAACGTCACCAACGACGCCTGGTTCGGCGACAGCATTGCGCCCTGGCAACACCTGCAGATCTCGCAAATGCGCGCTCTGGAAAGCGGCCGGCAGATGCTGCGCGCTACCAATACCGGGGCGACAGCCGTCATCGGCATCGATGGCGTAGTGCAGCAAGTGCTACCGCTATTCACCCGCGCAACACTCACCGCCACGGCCCAGGGTTATCAGGGGTTGACGCCGTTTGCGCGCTGGGGCAACCATCTGGCTTTGCTGATTGCCGCGGGGATGCTGACCAGCGCGCTGGTTTATGCGCAAAAAGGACGATAA
- the rpmB gene encoding 50S ribosomal protein L28: MARVCQITGKSPMSGNNVSHANNKTKRRFLPNLQSRRFWLEEENRFIRLRVSTAALRTIDKNGIEAVLEKMLANGEKI; this comes from the coding sequence ATGGCCCGTGTATGTCAAATTACTGGCAAATCGCCAATGTCTGGGAACAATGTTTCCCACGCCAACAACAAAACCAAACGTCGTTTTTTGCCTAACCTGCAATCTCGCCGTTTCTGGTTAGAAGAAGAGAACCGCTTTATCCGTTTGCGTGTGAGCACCGCGGCACTGCGCACTATCGATAAAAACGGCATTGAAGCTGTGTTGGAAAAAATGCTCGCCAATGGCGAGAAGATCTGA
- the purN gene encoding phosphoribosylglycinamide formyltransferase — protein sequence MKLVILISGRGSNLQAILDADLPAEVAAVLSNREDAKGLQLARDRGIPAHGLAHTGFANRAEFDQAMMQLIDRHTPDLVVLAGYMRILTDEFVQHYAGRLMNIHPSLLPSYPGLHTHARALADGVKIHGCTVHLVTPTLDHGPVIVQAAVAVRSDDSAETLGARVLVAEHQIYPLAVRWFVERRLVVSNDGKVNLLGDKGSEQSVFYT from the coding sequence ATGAAACTGGTCATCCTCATTTCCGGCCGGGGCTCCAATCTGCAGGCGATACTGGACGCGGATTTGCCTGCCGAAGTGGCGGCGGTGCTGAGCAACCGCGAGGACGCAAAAGGGTTGCAGCTGGCACGGGATAGGGGTATTCCCGCTCACGGGCTCGCACACACCGGTTTTGCAAACCGGGCCGAATTCGATCAGGCGATGATGCAGTTGATCGACCGCCATACTCCCGATCTGGTGGTGCTGGCCGGCTATATGCGGATATTGACCGATGAGTTCGTGCAGCATTACGCCGGCCGGCTGATGAATATCCATCCGTCCTTGCTGCCGAGCTATCCGGGCTTGCATACCCATGCCCGCGCCTTGGCAGATGGCGTCAAGATTCACGGCTGCACCGTACATCTGGTTACGCCCACGCTGGATCACGGTCCGGTGATCGTGCAGGCGGCTGTCGCAGTGCGCAGCGACGACAGCGCAGAAACGCTGGGTGCCCGGGTACTGGTCGCGGAACATCAGATTTATCCGCTTGCGGTGCGCTGGTTCGTTGAACGGCGGCTGGTAGTGAGCAATGACGGTAAGGTAAACTTGTTAGGCGACAAAGGATCTGAACAGTCAGTCTTCTACACTTAG
- the dut gene encoding dUTP diphosphatase produces MARTIDVKILDARLHDHPPSYATPGAAGIDLRACIDALIDLAPAQTLLIPTGMAIHIGTPDLAAVILPRSGLGHKHGIVLGNLVGLIDSDYQGQLFVSMWNRGHTSFTINPLERIAQLVMVPVVQVQFNVVEDFTASERGEGGFGSTGR; encoded by the coding sequence ATGGCCCGTACCATAGATGTGAAAATTCTCGATGCCCGTCTGCATGACCACCCGCCCAGCTACGCTACTCCGGGTGCGGCAGGCATCGATTTGCGTGCCTGTATCGACGCGCTGATAGACTTGGCGCCGGCGCAGACCCTGTTGATTCCTACCGGCATGGCGATCCATATCGGTACCCCTGATCTGGCGGCTGTCATTTTGCCGCGTTCGGGACTCGGACATAAGCATGGCATCGTGCTAGGCAATCTGGTTGGTCTGATCGATTCGGATTATCAGGGCCAGCTGTTTGTTTCCATGTGGAATCGCGGACATACCAGCTTTACCATCAACCCGCTGGAGCGCATAGCCCAGCTGGTGATGGTGCCGGTAGTGCAGGTGCAGTTCAACGTGGTTGAGGATTTTACTGCTTCGGAACGCGGCGAAGGCGGTTTCGGCAGCACCGGACGTTAA
- the argB gene encoding acetylglutamate kinase produces the protein MPTTHFTPGDKANVLSEALPYIQRFFDKTIVIKYGGNAMTDGKLKEGFARDVVLLKLVGMNPVIVHGGGPQIGEQLKRVGKVSEFIQGMRVTDRETMDVVEMVLGGLVNKEIVNLINQHGGKAVGLTGKDGGMIRAKKMLIEDRENPGSKLDIGLVGEVLGIDPELVQLLDTRDFIPVIAPVGVGEGGEAYNINADLVAGKLAETLRAEKLILMTNIPGVLDKEGGLLTGLSAQRVNELIDDGTIYGGMLPKINCALDAVKNGVQTAHIIDGRVEHALLLEVLTKDGVGTLIKRS, from the coding sequence ATGCCCACCACCCATTTTACCCCCGGCGACAAGGCGAATGTTCTGTCCGAGGCTTTGCCGTATATTCAGCGCTTCTTTGATAAGACCATCGTGATCAAGTATGGCGGCAATGCCATGACCGATGGCAAGCTCAAGGAAGGTTTTGCCCGCGATGTGGTGTTGCTGAAGCTGGTGGGAATGAATCCGGTGATCGTGCACGGTGGCGGCCCGCAAATCGGTGAACAGCTCAAGCGCGTCGGCAAGGTGAGCGAGTTCATCCAGGGCATGCGCGTGACTGACCGGGAAACCATGGATGTGGTGGAAATGGTGCTGGGCGGTCTGGTAAACAAGGAGATCGTCAACTTGATCAACCAGCATGGCGGCAAGGCGGTAGGCCTGACCGGCAAGGACGGCGGCATGATACGGGCCAAAAAGATGCTGATTGAGGACCGCGAGAACCCTGGTAGCAAGCTGGATATCGGGCTGGTTGGTGAAGTGCTGGGAATAGATCCGGAATTGGTTCAGCTGCTGGATACGCGCGATTTTATCCCGGTGATTGCGCCAGTGGGCGTGGGCGAAGGCGGCGAAGCCTATAACATCAATGCCGATCTGGTCGCAGGCAAGCTGGCCGAGACGCTGCGTGCGGAAAAACTGATACTGATGACCAATATCCCGGGTGTGCTGGACAAGGAAGGCGGGCTGCTGACCGGCCTGTCGGCGCAGCGCGTCAACGAATTGATCGATGATGGCACGATTTACGGCGGTATGTTGCCGAAAATCAACTGTGCGCTGGATGCGGTCAAGAATGGCGTACAAACTGCGCACATCATCGACGGGCGGGTGGAACACGCCTTGCTGCTGGAAGTTCTGACCAAGGATGGTGTGGGTACGTTGATCAAACGCAGCTGA
- the rpmG gene encoding 50S ribosomal protein L33 has translation MASKIREKIKLESTAGTGHFYTTSKNKRTTPEKLEFMKFDPKARKHVLYKEIKLK, from the coding sequence ATGGCTAGCAAAATCCGTGAAAAAATCAAACTGGAATCTACTGCAGGTACTGGTCACTTCTACACCACCAGCAAAAACAAGCGCACCACGCCTGAAAAACTGGAATTCATGAAGTTCGATCCAAAAGCCCGCAAGCACGTGCTGTACAAGGAAATCAAGCTGAAGTAA
- the purE gene encoding 5-(carboxyamino)imidazole ribonucleotide mutase, whose product MSTPQIGIVMGSNSDWEVMQHAALMLKSFGVAFETRVVSAHRTPDLLFEYAASAQARGLRAIIAGAGGAAHLPGMLAAKTTVPVLGVPVPSKYLKGMDSLLSIVQMPKGIPVATFAIGEAGAANAALFAAAMLAGEDTALAAKLAAFRTSQSDTVLNMSLPEA is encoded by the coding sequence ATGAGCACACCACAAATCGGCATCGTCATGGGCAGCAACAGCGATTGGGAAGTGATGCAGCATGCGGCACTGATGCTGAAGTCATTCGGCGTGGCATTCGAAACGCGCGTGGTATCAGCCCACCGCACGCCCGATTTGTTATTTGAATACGCAGCCAGCGCACAGGCGCGCGGCTTGCGCGCAATCATTGCCGGTGCCGGCGGGGCAGCTCACCTGCCGGGCATGCTGGCGGCGAAAACCACGGTGCCGGTACTCGGCGTACCCGTACCGTCCAAATACCTCAAAGGCATGGATTCGCTGCTGTCGATCGTGCAGATGCCCAAAGGCATCCCGGTCGCCACTTTCGCCATTGGCGAAGCCGGGGCAGCCAATGCCGCACTGTTTGCCGCGGCCATGCTGGCAGGCGAAGATACCGCACTGGCAGCGAAACTCGCCGCCTTCCGCACCAGCCAGTCCGACACCGTGCTCAACATGAGCTTACCCGAAGCATGA
- the coaBC gene encoding bifunctional phosphopantothenoylcysteine decarboxylase/phosphopantothenate--cysteine ligase CoaBC, with protein sequence MPELHNKRILLGVTGGIAAYKAAELTRRLVKAGARVQVAMTAAATHFVTAKTFQALSGLPVITDLWDDTSSNGMAHIQLTRDSDLVVVAPATADFIARLAHGLAGDVLSALCLARTCPLMLAPAMNRQMWAHPATRRNVRQLAEDGVMLLGPAAGEQACGEVGEGRMLEPADLYDAIVARFIPPLLANKRVLITAGPTLEKLDPVRALTNLSSGKMGYAVARAALESGARVTLISGPTCLTPPPAAHVIHVESAAEMLQAVSQHVADADIFISVAAVADYRPQQSHVNKLKKTDATLTLTLVPNDDILGQVAQLPNPPFCVGFAAETEQLLEHGEAKRQRKHLPLLAVNRAQDALGSDDNELILLDDRGAHHLVKADKLTLARQLIAHLADLYTRSR encoded by the coding sequence ATGCCGGAATTGCACAATAAACGCATCCTGTTAGGGGTCACTGGCGGCATTGCCGCTTATAAAGCTGCCGAATTGACGCGCCGTCTGGTCAAGGCGGGCGCGCGGGTGCAGGTGGCGATGACGGCAGCGGCAACGCATTTCGTGACCGCCAAGACTTTTCAGGCGCTATCCGGGCTGCCGGTGATTACCGATCTGTGGGATGACACCAGCAGCAACGGCATGGCGCATATCCAGCTCACCCGCGACAGCGATCTGGTCGTGGTGGCGCCGGCGACGGCGGATTTCATCGCCAGGCTGGCGCATGGTCTGGCGGGCGATGTGCTGTCCGCGTTATGCCTGGCACGCACCTGCCCGCTTATGCTCGCCCCGGCGATGAACCGGCAGATGTGGGCGCATCCGGCTACCCGACGCAATGTGCGCCAGCTGGCTGAAGACGGCGTGATGCTGCTGGGGCCGGCCGCCGGTGAGCAGGCCTGTGGTGAAGTCGGCGAAGGGCGCATGCTGGAGCCGGCCGATTTATACGATGCCATCGTTGCCCGGTTCATCCCGCCCTTGCTGGCGAACAAGCGCGTGCTGATCACCGCCGGGCCGACGCTGGAAAAGCTCGATCCGGTGCGGGCGCTGACCAATTTGAGTTCGGGCAAGATGGGATATGCCGTTGCCCGTGCGGCGCTGGAATCCGGCGCCCGCGTTACGCTGATCAGCGGCCCGACCTGCCTTACTCCGCCGCCAGCGGCGCACGTCATTCATGTTGAAAGTGCCGCGGAGATGTTGCAGGCGGTGAGTCAGCATGTCGCCGATGCCGATATTTTCATCAGCGTTGCCGCTGTCGCCGATTATCGTCCGCAGCAATCCCATGTCAACAAACTGAAAAAAACCGATGCTACGCTGACGCTGACATTGGTGCCCAATGACGATATTCTGGGTCAGGTAGCGCAGCTGCCGAATCCACCTTTCTGCGTGGGTTTTGCTGCTGAAACCGAGCAGTTGCTGGAGCACGGCGAAGCCAAGCGCCAGCGCAAACATCTGCCGCTGCTTGCGGTGAATCGCGCCCAGGATGCGCTCGGCAGCGACGATAACGAGCTGATCCTGCTTGACGACCGGGGCGCACATCACTTGGTTAAAGCCGACAAGCTTACGCTGGCGCGGCAGCTGATCGCTCATCTTGCCGATTTATACACTCGTTCACGTTAG
- a CDS encoding 5-(carboxyamino)imidazole ribonucleotide synthase, translating to MILPGATLGMLGGGQLGRMFTVAARTMGYRVMVLDPDPLSPAGQFADTHLCADYQDTQALAQMAQTCAAITTEFENVPANTLRNLAAHCPVKPSAEAVEIAQNRVAEKSWLRQHGFATAPFAVISNADDLVDASAAVGFPAVLKVSRFGYDGKGQARVADLAHAQAAFAGMGGEVCVLEKMLTLECELSVVLGRNESGEAALYPVSENIHEAGILDISIVPARVTDALAAQARETALAIAHRLDYCGVMAVEFFVVNGGQLTVNEIAPRPHNSGHYTLDACLSSQFEMQVRTLCNLPLGATAQHTPAVMVNLLGDVWGDSQPNWAALLRYPQAKLHLYGKQSARPGRKMGHYTCVDPSLEAALALAKQIRAAL from the coding sequence ATGATACTTCCCGGCGCAACTCTGGGCATGCTCGGTGGCGGCCAGCTGGGACGCATGTTCACTGTCGCCGCGCGCACCATGGGCTATCGCGTCATGGTGCTGGACCCGGATCCGCTGAGTCCCGCCGGACAGTTTGCCGACACCCACCTGTGTGCCGACTATCAGGATACGCAAGCCCTGGCGCAAATGGCACAGACTTGCGCTGCGATAACGACCGAATTCGAAAACGTGCCCGCCAACACACTGCGCAATCTGGCCGCGCACTGCCCGGTCAAACCCAGCGCAGAAGCTGTCGAAATCGCCCAGAATCGTGTCGCGGAAAAATCCTGGCTACGCCAGCATGGCTTTGCCACTGCTCCGTTCGCAGTCATCAGCAACGCTGATGATCTGGTTGACGCCAGCGCTGCAGTCGGATTCCCTGCCGTGCTCAAGGTATCGCGCTTTGGCTACGATGGCAAAGGTCAGGCCCGTGTCGCCGATCTGGCCCATGCGCAAGCCGCCTTCGCCGGCATGGGCGGCGAGGTGTGCGTCCTGGAAAAAATGCTGACGCTGGAATGCGAACTCTCGGTCGTACTTGGACGCAATGAAAGCGGCGAAGCCGCGCTGTATCCGGTATCGGAAAACATCCACGAAGCCGGCATACTGGATATCAGTATCGTCCCTGCACGGGTAACGGATGCGCTGGCGGCGCAGGCGCGGGAAACCGCGCTGGCGATTGCGCACCGGCTCGATTACTGCGGCGTCATGGCCGTGGAGTTCTTCGTGGTCAACGGCGGCCAGCTCACGGTCAACGAAATCGCTCCGCGCCCGCACAACAGCGGGCATTACACGCTCGATGCCTGCTTATCCAGCCAGTTCGAAATGCAGGTGCGCACGCTGTGCAATCTGCCATTAGGCGCCACTGCGCAACATACGCCGGCCGTCATGGTCAATCTGCTCGGCGACGTATGGGGCGACAGCCAGCCCAACTGGGCGGCATTGCTGCGGTACCCGCAAGCCAAATTGCATCTTTACGGCAAGCAAAGCGCGCGACCCGGGCGCAAAATGGGGCATTACACCTGCGTGGATCCGTCCCTGGAAGCTGCGCTGGCGCTGGCGAAACAGATACGCGCGGCGTTATAG
- a CDS encoding DUF3108 domain-containing protein — MQRRAKRIFIIALLISLLMHTVLLTGVRFALPVNDEPDATVIEARLLPLPVPAPKPVKIKVAPKPIHHSKPRSRPATPPPPIVTAPVSESPPIEPEQTQTASDTPSDTSPATDNTPVADTPALNALPGKIEIQYKVVKGTDGFAIGRASYIWVAEAGRYTLTSITEGTGIFSLFLPGKLVQISRGKITPFGLAPDDFWIQRGRATPDKTTAAHFDYARKTVTITKNNQAFSVPLQDNAQDVLSVIFQLAVRSPFPDAMLLHVTTGKSLKPYHALVVGEEIMNTALGELNVLHLSRPAEEDEDAMDVWLAEDYNFVPVKIRINHSKYGVIEQVITGMRNN; from the coding sequence ATGCAACGGCGTGCCAAGCGCATTTTCATTATTGCGTTGCTGATTTCGTTGTTGATGCACACGGTTTTGCTGACCGGCGTGAGGTTTGCATTGCCTGTCAATGACGAGCCGGACGCTACCGTAATCGAAGCGCGTCTGTTACCCCTGCCCGTTCCTGCACCCAAGCCCGTCAAAATCAAAGTCGCGCCCAAGCCGATTCATCATTCCAAACCCCGCTCTCGTCCTGCAACGCCGCCCCCGCCTATAGTGACGGCACCTGTCAGCGAGTCACCGCCGATCGAGCCGGAGCAAACTCAGACCGCATCGGATACGCCGAGCGACACCTCCCCGGCCACGGACAATACGCCGGTCGCCGATACGCCTGCATTGAATGCCCTGCCCGGAAAAATCGAGATCCAGTACAAGGTAGTCAAGGGCACTGATGGCTTTGCTATCGGCAGGGCCAGTTATATCTGGGTGGCCGAGGCAGGTCGTTATACGCTGACCAGTATTACGGAAGGCACGGGTATTTTCTCGTTGTTCCTGCCGGGCAAGCTGGTTCAGATCAGCCGCGGAAAAATTACTCCGTTCGGTTTGGCGCCGGACGATTTCTGGATACAGCGCGGGCGCGCTACGCCGGATAAAACCACCGCGGCACATTTCGATTACGCGCGCAAGACAGTGACGATCACCAAAAACAATCAGGCATTCTCGGTACCTTTGCAGGATAACGCCCAGGATGTGCTCAGCGTGATTTTTCAGCTGGCCGTACGCTCGCCGTTCCCGGACGCAATGTTGCTGCATGTCACCACCGGCAAAAGCCTGAAGCCCTATCATGCGCTGGTGGTGGGTGAGGAAATCATGAATACCGCGCTGGGCGAGCTGAATGTCCTGCATCTCTCCCGTCCTGCCGAGGAGGACGAAGACGCAATGGATGTCTGGCTGGCTGAGGATTACAATTTCGTCCCCGTTAAAATCCGGATCAATCACAGCAAATATGGCGTGATCGAACAGGTGATAACGGGGATGCGGAATAACTGA
- a CDS encoding ABC-F family ATPase, with translation MIATQNLTIQFGAKPLFENVTVKFGDGNRYGLIGANGSGKSTFMKILAGQLAPTSGHVALDTGDKLGWLRQDQFGYEDQIVLDVVMQGDADLWAVKHEKDAIYANPEATEDDYMRAADLEGKFAELDGYSAEARAGELLLGLGIPSAQHNGPMKEVAPGWKLRVLLAQALFGNPDILLLDEPTNNLDINAIRWLENILDQRSCTMIIISHDRHFLNSICTHMADLDYGKIQLFPGNYDEYMTAAAQAREGLQAANARAKEKIAELQTFVSRFSANASKARQATSRVKQIDKLKQDMGVIKPSSRQYPYIRFEQEKPLHRNVVEVTDLAIGYDKPLFSKLGFIVEAGERIAIIGENGVGKSTLVKTLIGEMAALAGGMKWSENAKIGYYAQDHAADFDSDLNLFDWMKQWAISGEDDQAIRSVLGKLLFSGDDVKKSVRVLSGGEQGRMMFGKLMLSKANVLVLDEPTNHLDMESIESINTAVELYKGTVIFVSHDRSFVSSLATRLIEIRDQKAEIFNGNYEEYLASRGLA, from the coding sequence GTGATTGCTACTCAAAATCTCACCATTCAGTTTGGGGCCAAGCCCCTGTTCGAAAACGTTACGGTTAAATTCGGCGACGGTAACCGTTATGGTCTGATCGGCGCGAATGGCAGTGGCAAATCCACTTTCATGAAGATACTGGCCGGCCAGCTGGCCCCTACTTCCGGGCATGTCGCGCTGGATACCGGTGATAAACTCGGCTGGCTGCGTCAGGACCAGTTTGGCTATGAAGATCAGATCGTGCTGGATGTGGTGATGCAGGGCGATGCCGATTTGTGGGCCGTCAAGCATGAAAAAGACGCGATTTATGCCAATCCCGAGGCTACCGAAGACGATTACATGCGCGCTGCCGATCTGGAAGGCAAATTCGCCGAGCTGGACGGTTATTCCGCCGAAGCCCGCGCCGGCGAGCTGCTGCTGGGGCTAGGCATCCCCAGCGCCCAGCACAATGGGCCGATGAAGGAAGTGGCGCCGGGCTGGAAACTGCGCGTATTGCTGGCGCAGGCCCTGTTCGGCAACCCGGATATCCTGCTGCTCGACGAACCTACCAACAACCTCGACATCAATGCGATACGCTGGCTGGAGAATATCCTCGACCAGCGTTCCTGCACCATGATCATCATTTCCCACGATCGCCATTTCCTCAATTCGATCTGTACGCATATGGCAGATCTGGATTACGGCAAGATCCAGTTGTTCCCGGGCAACTATGACGAGTACATGACGGCTGCAGCGCAAGCTCGGGAAGGGCTGCAGGCGGCCAATGCCCGTGCCAAGGAAAAGATTGCCGAGCTGCAAACCTTCGTATCGCGCTTCTCTGCGAATGCGTCCAAGGCGCGGCAGGCAACTTCACGGGTCAAACAGATCGACAAGCTCAAGCAGGATATGGGCGTGATCAAGCCTTCCTCGCGCCAGTATCCGTACATCCGTTTCGAGCAGGAAAAACCCTTGCACCGTAATGTGGTGGAAGTCACCGATCTGGCTATCGGCTACGACAAGCCGCTGTTCTCCAAATTGGGTTTTATCGTTGAAGCCGGGGAGCGCATTGCGATTATTGGTGAGAACGGCGTCGGTAAATCGACGCTGGTTAAAACCCTGATCGGTGAAATGGCGGCGCTGGCAGGCGGCATGAAATGGTCGGAAAATGCCAAAATCGGCTACTACGCGCAGGATCACGCTGCTGATTTCGACAGCGATCTCAATCTGTTCGACTGGATGAAGCAATGGGCGATATCCGGGGAAGACGATCAGGCCATCCGCAGCGTATTGGGCAAATTGCTGTTTTCCGGCGACGACGTGAAAAAATCCGTCCGCGTCCTGTCCGGCGGCGAGCAGGGGCGCATGATGTTTGGCAAGCTGATGCTGAGCAAGGCCAATGTGCTGGTGCTGGACGAACCGACCAATCACCTCGACATGGAATCCATCGAATCCATCAATACCGCGGTCGAGCTGTACAAAGGCACCGTGATCTTCGTTTCGCATGACCGTTCGTTCGTATCGTCCCTGGCAACGCGCCTGATTGAGATTCGCGATCAGAAAGCGGAAATCTTCAACGGCAATTACGAGGAGTATCTCGCCAGCCGCGGACTTGCCTGA